The Drechmeria coniospora strain ARSEF 6962 chromosome 02, whole genome shotgun sequence genome has a segment encoding these proteins:
- a CDS encoding putative translation initiation factor eIF-2 gamma chain — protein sequence MIGLQQVPLLAMAKPSWRAVGTSCRAPAQRRRSDNPPSTLLTLSEIYPPPHLNLQPTDGRHLDFDRDARAEFEDCQQSSQQLSHAIAPPNLRPPAITMSANGDHKYDDIESESDSGESFDGHHDVGDGFEGKSLKSALKNPNPVIPDNTVQRPPLPPQTDPKDLDVASLTPLTPEIIARQATINIGTIGHVAHGKSTVVKAISGVQTVRFKNELIRNITIKLGYANAKIYKCDNQECPRPGCYRSYKSEKEVDPPCERDGCKGTYRLLRHVSFVDCPGHDILMSTMLSGAAVMDAALLLIAGNESCPQPQTSEHLAAIEIMKLDKIIILQNKVDLMREEAAQQHYSSILKFIRGTVAGKSPVIPISAQLKFNIDAVNEAIVNTIPVPPRDFSMDPHMIVIRSFDVNKPGAEIDELKGGVAGGSILHGVVKLGDEIEIRPGIVSRDDSGALKCTPIFSRIVSLNSEANDLKYAVPGGLIGVGTRIDPTLCRADRLVGFVLGLKGRLPEIYSEIEVNFYLLRRLLGVRTADGKQAKVAKLAKNEVIMVNIGSTSTGAKVAAIKNDAAKLVLTSPACTNIGEKVALSRRIEKHWRLIGWATIAAGVTLEPSTTS from the exons ATGATTGgcctacagcaagtacctctgctggccatggccaagccCTCATGGCGAGCGGTCGGAACGTCCTGCCGA GCTCCAGCACAGCGACGACGTTCCGACAATCCCCCGTCGACGCTCCTGACGCTCTCGGAGAtttacccccccccccatctcAACTTGCAACCTACCGACGGGCGCCATCTCGACTTCGACCGCGACGCCCGCGCCGAGTTCGAAGATTGCCAGCAGAGCAGCCAGCAGTTGTCTCACGCGATTGCCCCGCCGAACCTTCGCCCACCCGCCATCACCATGTCTGCCAACGGCGACCACAAATACGACGACAtcgagtccgagtccgacTCGGGCGAGTCGTTTGACGGCCaccacgacgtcggcgacggattCGAGGGCAAGTCTCTCAAGTCGGCCCTCAAGAACCCGAACCCCGTCATCCCCGACAACACCGTCCAAAGGCCCCCGCTGCCCCCGCAAACCGATCCGAAAGATCTTGACGTCGCCAGCCTCACCCCCCTCACCCCGGAGATTATCGCTCGGCAAGCGACGATCAACATTGGGACCATCGGCCATGTCGCCCACGGCAAATCAAccgtcgtcaaggccatCTCGGGCGTCCAGACAGTTCGCTTCAAGAATGAGCTGATCCGCAACATCACCATCAAGCTGGGCTACGCCAACGCCAAGATATACAAGTGCGACAACCAAGAGTGCCCGCGACCCGGCTGCTACCGAAGTTACAAGAGCGAGAAGGAGGTTGATCCTCCTTGCGAGCGCGACGGCTGCAAGGGAACCTACAGGCTACTGCGACACGTCTC CTTTGTCGACTGCCCCGGTCACGACATTCTCATGAGCACCATGTTgtcgggcgccgccgtcatggacgccgccctcctcctcatcgccggcaaTGAATCGTGCCCCCAGCCTCAGACGTCGGAGCATCTGGCTGCCATCGAGATCATGAAGCTCGACAAGATCATCATCCTGCAGAACAAGGTCGATCTCATGAGGGAAGAGGCCGCTCAGCAACACTACAGCTCCATCCTCAAATTCATCCGCGGAACGGTCGCCGGCAAGTCGCCCGTCATCCCCATCTCGGCCCAGCTCAAGTTCAacatcgacgccgtcaacgagGCCATCGTCAACACCATCCCCGTGCCTCCTAGGGACTTCAGCATGGACCCCCACATGATCGTCATCCGATCGTTTGACGTGAACAAGCCCGGTGCCGAGATTGACGAGCTGAAGGGTGGTGTTGCCGGCGGTAGCATCCTGCACGGCGTTGTCAAGCTCGGTGACGAGATTGAGATCCGACCCGGCATCGTCTCCCGCGACGACAGCGGTGCCCTGAAATGCACCCCCATCTTCAGCAGGATCGTCTCCCTCAACTCCGAGGCCAACGACCTCAAGTACGCCGTCCCCGGTGGTCTGATCGGTGTCGGTACCCGCATCGACCCCACCCTCTGCCGAGCCGAtcgtctcgtcggcttcgtcctcggcctcaaGGGCAGGCTTCCCGAGATTTACAGCGAGATCGAGGTCAACTTTtacctcctccgccgcctgctcGGAGTGAggaccgccgacggcaagcaggccaaggtggccaagCTGGCCAAGAACGAGGTCATCATGGTCAACATCGGTTCCACCTCGACCGGTGCCAAGGTCGCCGCCATCAAgaacgacgccgccaagctGGTCCTCACCAGCCCCGCCTGCACAAACATCGGCGAGAAGGTTGCCTTGAGTCGACGTATCGAGAAGCACTGGCGTCTCATCGGTTGGGCAACCATCGCCGC TGGTGTCACTCTGGAGCCCAGCACGACGTCGTAA
- a CDS encoding hypothetical protein (related to nuclear pore protein NSP1) produces MSFTFKPVGTSSASNADSTATANAPASNMFGSAAGGGTPAFSFASTGDASAGKSTTTPSNTGSVFGQLSSDTATAPKTDANLFASNTPPAPASGGIFGGSGTTTSTPTSNMFAGVGSSSGGGLFASQGSAPQGQATTSNLFGNTDKSLFGKNTDGSGNTQAAAAATPAKPFLALNSTTPAGAPPANSSNAGTGAMGSAASMPNAANAPKPTVAPSASGLFAGTPAAPSVPGNGGGLFGAKQASASGATSSGLFAGAGSSSTPSTTAAPVGGAKPSATSMFGAAQGTPAGAAPASAASANAPSSAAAAGGLFSAAAATNSAPSSTPAMAAPSAGGLFGSKLAGPATAASSATPAATSTAGGLFGNAQSSTTSSPAPKPAGSLFGAAPAASQPAPAGTTTSSAGPTTSAPAAGGFFGAKPSADNAATKKDGLKLGSQTGSTAAALGASTNGPTSQIPRLKNKTMEDIVTRWASDLSKYQKEFKEQATVVSKWDRNLVENGEKIQKLYLDTFEAERASHEIERQLAGVESQQDELEAWLNRYESEVQEMFAKQLGSGEQLAGPDQERERTYKLAEKLTQQLDEKSRDLSKMVKEINDISGTLTKGAKAEDPLSQIVRVLNGHLTQLQWIDSNASALQAKVSAAQKSGSTLGSGYAAGDSDAAESFYRSYMGRR; encoded by the exons atGTCGTTCACCTTCAAACCCGTGGGCACATCGAGCGCGTCAAATGCCGACTCGACGGCAACAGCAAATGCTCCTGCCAGCAACATGTTTGGCTCAGCTGCCGGTGGTGGTACCCCGGCGTTCTCGTTCGCAAGTACGGGCGATGCATCTGCTGGCAAGAGCACCACCACTCCGAGCAACACGGGCTCCGTGTTTGGGCAGCTGAGCAGCGATACTGCCACGGCACCAAAGACAGATGCCAACCTTTTCGCTTCCAACACGCCTCCTGCACCAGCATCTGGAGGTATATTTGGAGGCTCCGGCACAACGACAAGCACTCCGACATCCAACATGTTTGCGGGCGTCGGCAGCTCGAGCGGCGGAGGCCTGTTCGCATCCCAGGGCAGTGCTCCCCAGGGCCAAGCGACGACGTCAAACTTGTTCGGCAACACCGACAAATCTTTGTTTGGAAAAAATACCGACGGTTCAGGCAACACGCAAGCCGCTGCAGCAGCCACTCCTGCGAAACCCTTTCTCGCCCTCAACTCCACAACGCCGGCAGGAGCACCGCCCGCAAATTCGTCCAACGCTGGCACGGGCGCGATGGGAAGTGCGGCATCAATGCCAAACGCAGCCAacgcgccgaagccgactGTTGCTCCCTCTGCTTCTGGCCTTTTTGCCGGAACCCCGGCAGCTCCCAGCGTACCCGGTAACGGAGGCGGACTTTTCGGTGCCAAGCAAGCTTCGGCATCGGGGGCGACTTCTTCTGGGCTCTTTGCCGGTGCCGGGAGCAGCTCTACTCCATCCACCACAGCAGCACCGGTCGGTGGTGCTAAGCCTTCGGCAACCTCCATGTTCGGCGCTGCACAAGGTACACCCGCCGGTGCTGCACCCGCCAGCGCTGCATCCGCCAAtgctccatcgtcggcggcggcggccgggggGCTTTTCagcgctgccgctgccaccAATTCGGCCCCTTCTTCCACGCCTGCCATGGCGGCACCCTCGGCTGGAGGACTCTTCGGCAGCAAGCTAGCCGGCCCTGCAACGGCAGCTTCTTCTGCCACCCCGGCagcaacgtcgacggctggTGGCTTGTTTGGCAACGCCCAGTCGTCCACTACCAGTTCACCCGCACCCAAACCTGCGGGTTCGCTCTTCGGCGCAGCTCCTGCCGCCTCGCAACCTGCGCcggcgggcacgacgacgtcgtccgccGGGCCGACGACTTCGgcccccgccgccggtggcttCTTTGGGGCCAAGCCATCTGCAGACAATGCGGCCACGAAAAAAGACGGTTTGAAACTTGGCAGCCAGActggctcgacggcggcggcgcttgGTGCCTCGACAAACGGACCGACATCTCAAATTCCTCGACTTAAGAACAAGACCATGGAGGACATTGTCACCCGGTGGGCGTCGGACCTTTCCAAGTATCAGAAAGAGTTCAAGGAGCAGGCCACCGTCGTGTCGAAGTGGGACAGGAATCTGGTGGAGAACGGTGAAAAGATTCAAAAACTCTACCTGGACACGTTTGAGGCCGAACGAGCCAGCCATGAGATCGAGAGACAACTTGCAGGGGTTGAAAGTCAACAGGACGAGCTGGAAGCTTGGCTCAACCGATACGAGTCCGAGGTCCAGGAAATGTTCGCAAAGCAGCTTGGCTCCGGCGAACAGCTTGCCGGACCGGATCAAGAGCGCGAGCGGACCTACAAGCTAGCCGAGAAGCTGACGCAGCAGCTTGACGAGAAGTCGCGGGACCTCTCCAAGATGGTCAAGGAGATCAATGACATCTCCGGAACACTGACCAAGGGAGCCAAGGCGGAAGACCCT CTAAGCCAGATTGTCCGTGTGCTGAACGGTCACCTCACCCAGCTGCAGTGGATCGATTCTAACGCCTCGGCCCTGCAAGCCAAGGTGTCGGCGGCACAAAAGTCGGGCAGCACGCTGGGCAGCGGTTACGCGGCCGGAGAcagcgacgcggccgagagctTCTACCGGTCGTACATGGGACGTCGATAG
- a CDS encoding mitochondrial ATPase inhibitor encodes MLRTTFSARAVTRPLRAALSTTTRAMAQGDTGAPPKTGGQGDAFQRRERANEDYAIRQREKEKLLELKKKLTEQQQHLERLAKHIDEITKEQGGEQN; translated from the exons ATGCTCCGCACTACCTTTTCCGCGAGGGCGGTCACCCGTCCCCTTCGTGCGGCCTTGTCCACCACCACTCGAGCCATGGCTCAGGGCGACACTGGCGCCCCCCCCAAGACAGGTGGCCAAGG TGATGCCTTCCAGAGACGTGAACGCGCCAACGAAGACTACGCCATCCGTCAGCGCGAGAAGGAGAAGCTCCTGGAGCTCAAGAAGAAGCTCACcgagcagcaacagcacctcgagcgtctcgccAAGCACAT TGACGAGATAACCAAGGAGCAGGGTGGCGAACAGAACTAG
- a CDS encoding TH14-3-3 codes for MGHEDAVYLAKLAEQAERYEEMVDNMKIVAGEDRDLTVEERNLLSVAYKNVIGARRASWRIVTSIEQKEESKGNSSQVTLIKEYRQKIEAELAKICDDILDVLDKHLIPSAKSGESKVFYHKMKGDYHRYLAEFAIGDRRKDSADKSLEAYKAATEVAQTELPPTHPIRLGLALNFSVFYYEILNAPDQACHLAKQAFDDAIAELDTLSEESYKDSTLIMQLLRDNLTLWTSSEAETTGTAGQAEAPAKEETATGAAETGASTEEAKAAAE; via the exons ATGGGTCACGAAGATGCCGTCTATCTGGCCAAGCTTGCCGAGCAGGCTGAGCGCTATGAGG AGATGGTCGACAACATGAAGATTGTCGCTGGTGAGGATCGCGACCtcaccgtcgaggagcgcaacctcctctccgtcgcctACAAGAACGTCATTGGCGCTCGCCGCGCCTCTTGGAGAATAGTCACGTCCATTGAGCAGAAGGAGGAGTCCAAGGGCAACTCGTCCCAGGTCACCCTCATCAAGGAGTACCGACAGAagatcgaggccgagctcgccaagaTCTGCGACGACATCCTCGACGTCCTTGACAAGCACCTGATCCCCTCGGCCAAGTCCGGCGAGTCCAAGGTTTTCTACCACAAGAT GAAGGGTGATTACCACCGATACCTCGCCGAGTTCGCCATCGGTGACCGCCGCAAGGATTCCGCCGACAAGTCTCTCGAGGCGTACAAGGCCGCCACCGAGGTTGCCCAAACCGAGCTGCCTCCCACCCACCCCATCCGCCTGGGACTTGCCCTGAACTTCTCCGTCTTCTACTACGAGATTCTCAACGCCCCCGACCAGGCTTGCCACCTGGCCAAGCAAGCCTTCGATGATGCCATTGCCG AGCTCGACACCCTCAGCGAGGAGAGCTACAAGGACTCGACCCTGATCATGCAGCTCCTGCGCGACAACCTG ACCCTCTGGACTtcgtccgaggccgagaccACTGGCACCGCTGGCCAGGCCGAAGCTCCCGCCAAGGAGGAGACCGCTACCGGAGCTGCCGAGACGGGTGCTTCCaccgaggaggccaaggcggctgCTGAGTAG
- a CDS encoding DnaJ domain protein: MAAPHASAEGERPDDVTASHYDVLGLDPSILDSSTANPSMMIKRAYRRALLRHHPDKSSSTKNSLSCSPTSGQITATYSVDQISRAFAVLSSPTQRAAYDSSLTLSLSQYSPGKARFRTGVENVDLDDLPFDDNEARWYRSCRCGNDRGYSFDEDDLIEVETEGVLMVGCQDCSLWLSVHFAVMEDQEISNAKS, encoded by the coding sequence ATGGCCGCCCCTCATGCTTCTGCCGAGGGTGAGCGCCCGGATGACGTTACGGCTTCTCATTACGATGTCCTCGGTCTCGACCCCTCCATCCTCGACTCCTCTACTGCAAACCCGTCCATGATGATAAAACGAGCGTACAGACGGGCCTTGTTGCGTCATCACCCCGATAAATCTAGCTCTACCAAAAATTCACTCTCTTGCTCACCCACATCTGGTCAGATAACAGCAACCTATTCTGTCGACCAGATCAGCCGAGCTTTCGCCGTCCTTTCCTCACCCACCCAGCGTGCTGCCTACGACTCCTCCCTcaccctctccctctcccaaTATTCCCCGGGAAAGGCGCGCTTCCGGACAGGCGTCGAAAATGtggacctcgacgacctgcCTTTTGACGACAATGAGGCACGCTGGTACCGGTCCTGTCGCTGTGGGAACGATAGAGGATACTCGTTTGACGAAGACGACTTGATAGAAGTCGAGACGGAAGGGGTACTCATGGTGGGATGTCAGGACTGTAGCCTATGGCTCAGCGTTCATTTCGCTGTGATGGAAGACCAAGAAATAAGTAATGCAAAAAGCTGA
- a CDS encoding pre-mRNA-splicing ATP-dependent RNA helicase PRP28 yields MPIDLDKLLKEKRAAEAASAKPRFIPKAERERLAAEKLKKEEQDKKRKTVEESHRKKEEEKKWEARSHTAPSTNGVSHRSNQQVPTGPRSMNQQQQQQPSREPSTKGNKKSSKPLGDKQSAEDIEASLLRSRYLGPQVNQQSNFSAKKKRMRTTEKKFNFDWDADDDTWRDNDPLYTQQSINRGGAFTGVGGEFDAEAEQRARKRARMIEERDPENGKERAQGIMQDFYRARDRARERAERTGLGRHWSEKKLLEMRERDWRIFKEDFGIATKGGSIPNPMRNWAESDLPSRLLKIVDKVGYKEPSPIQRAAIPIALQARDLIGVAVTGSGKTAAFLLPLLVYISDLPPLTEINKNDGPYALILAPTRELVQQIETEAMKFANPLGFRCVSIVGGHALEEQAYALRNGAEIVVATPGRLVDCIERRLLVLSQCCYVIMDEADRMVDLGFEESVNKILDALPVSNEKPDTDDAENAQLMKGYLGSQRYRQTMMYTATMPTTVERIAKKYLRRPAIATIGNAGEAVDTVEQRVELISGEDRRKRRLQEILTSKQFVPPIIVFVNIKRNCDAVARDIKSMGYSAVTLHGSKTQEQREAALGSVRSGQTQVLVATDLAGRGIDVPDVSLVVNFNMATNIESYTHRIGRTGRAGKSGVAITFLGNEDADVMYDLRQMLTKSSISKVPDELRRHEAAQSKPVRGGGASRKDQSVAERGAEGGGGKGSWQP; encoded by the coding sequence ATGCCTATAGATCTCGATAAGCTATTGAAGGAAAAGCGGGCAGCTGAAGCGGCCTCTGCTAAACCTCGCTTCATCCCCAAGGCTGAGCGCGAGCgcttggcggccgagaagctcaAGAAGGAGGAACAGGACAAGAAGCGCAAAACGGTGGAAGAAAGCCATCGgaagaaggaggaagaaaaaaaatGGGAAGCACGGTCACATaccgcgccgtcgaccaaTGGCGTCTCCCACAGGTCAAACCAACAGGTCCCGACCGGACCGCGGTCCATGAAtcagcagcaacaacagcagccTAGCCGTGAGCCTTCGACGAAAGGGAACAAAAAGTCAAGCAAACCACTTGGCGACAAGCAATCGGCCGAAGACATTGAAGCGTCCCTGCTGCGATCCCGATACCTTGGCCCTCAGGTGAACCAACAATCCAACTTttcggcgaagaagaagcggATGCGGACGACGGAGAAGAAGTTCAACTTTGACtgggatgccgacgatgacacATGGAGAGACAACGACCCCCTATACACGCAGCAGAGCATAAACCGTGGCGGTGCCttcaccggcgtcggcggcgagtttgacgccgaggccgagcaaAGAGCACGGAAGCGAGCGCGCATGATCGAGGAGCGGGATCCCGAGAATGGCAAGGAGCGAGCGCAGGGCATAATGCAAGACTTTTACCGTGCTCGTGACAGGGCGAGGGAAAGAGCCGAGAGGACTGGCTTAGGACGGCACTGGTCGGAAAAGAAGCTTCTCGAGATGCGCGAACGAGACTGGAGAATTTTCAAGGAGGACTTTGGCATTGCCACAAAAGGAGGCAGCATACCGAACCCTATGCGAAACTGGGCCGAGTCTGATCTCCCATCTCGGCTGCTCAAGATTGTGGACAAAGTGGGATACAAGGAGCCGAGTCCGATTCAGCGAGCGGCGATCCCCATCGCGCTACAGGCCCGCGATCTTATCGGCGTTGCCGTCACTGGTTCCGGAAAGACGGCAGCCTTCCTCCTTCCGCTGCTCGTCTACATCTCCGACCTGCCGCCCTTGACCGAGATCAACAAGAATGATGGCCCGTACGCCTTGATCCTTGCCCCGACTCGAGAGCTTGTCCAACAGATTGAGACGGAGGCCATGAAGTTTGCCAACCCGCTCGGATTTCGTTGCGTGAGCATCGTAGGTGGTCACGCACTGGAGGAGCAGGCGTACGCCCTTCGAAACGGTGCCGAAATTGTCGTCGCCACGCCGGGCCGCCTTGTCGACTGCATCGAGCGCCGACTCTTAGTCCTCTCCCAGTGCTGCTACGTCATCATGGATGAAGCCGATCGCATGGTAGATCTGGGCTTCGAAGAATCCGTCAACAAGATTCTCGATGCACTTCCCGTCAGTAACGAGAAACCGGACACCGACGATGCGGAAAATGCACAGCTCATGAAGGGCTATCTTGGCAGCCAGCGATACCGCCAGACAATGATGTACACGGCCACCATGCCCACCACGGTCGAGCGTATTGCCAAAAAGTACCTTCGTCGTCCAGCGATAGCGACGATCGGTAACGCAGGTGAAGCTGTCGACACGGTCGAGCAGCGCGTCGAGCTCATCTCCGGCGAAGACCGTCGCAAACGTCGTCTTCAGGAGATCCTCACCTCCAAGCAGTTCGTTCCGCCcatcatcgtcttcgtcaacATCAAGCGCAACTGCGACGCCGTTGCCCGCGACATCAAGTCTATGGGCTATTCGGCCGTTACCTTGCACGGCTCCAAAACGCAGGAGCAGCGAGAGGCGGCCCTGGGATCGGTGCGCTCTGGCCAGACCCAGGTACTCGTGGCGACCGACCTGGCCGGTCGTGGTATCGATGTTCCCGAcgtctccctcgtcgtcaactTCAACATGGCCACCAACATCGAGAGCTACACTCATCGAATCGGTCGTACTGGCCGTGCGGGCAAGAGTGGTGTGGCCATTACCTTTCTGGGCAACGAAGACGCCGATGTCATGTATGACTTGCGCCAGATGCTCACCAAGAGTTCCATATCCAAAGTGCCCGACGAGCTAAGGCGGCACGAAGCGGCTCAGTCCAAACCGGTGCGAGGTGGAGGCGCATCGAGAAAAGACCAGAGCGTTGCCGagcgcggcgccgagggaggTGGTGGCAAGGGAAGCTGGCAGCCGTAA
- a CDS encoding valyl-tRNA synthetase has product MATNSGRGNPIGASEGLAESTKVPSSVPAETTQDAAPKVKTEKELEKDRKRAEKAAKLEAKKAKAAQLAANPAKEKKIKEKKEEEIVPEYVEDTPVGEKKRIRPFEDANFKAYDPIAVESAWYDWWEKKGFFKPEFTADGKVKEAGSFVIVHPPPNVTGSLHMGHALGDSLQDVMIRWNRMNGKTTLWLPGCDHAGISTQSVVENMLWRRQQKTRHDLGRTKFVETVWEWKEDYHKRINKALTRMGGSFDWSREAFTMDANLSAAVAETFVQLHEEGVIYRANRLVNWCTKLNTALSNLEVVNKELAGRTLLDVPGYEKKVEFGVIVHFKYPIEGSDETLEVATTRIETMLGDTGIAVHPKDERYKHLVGKHAIHPFIEGRKLLIVADDYVDMEFGTGAVKLTPAHDPNDFAIGQRQNLEFINILTDDGLMNENAGPYKGQKRFDVRYAIQDALKEKGLYVDKKDNPMKVPLCDKSKDIIEPIMKPQWWVRMKELAEPAIKVVRDGQIKIRPETAERSYFRWLEDINDWCISRQLWWGHRCPVYFARIEGGSGDIHEDKLWFSGRSQEEAEKKATAALPGKKFTLEQDADVLDTWFSSALWPFSTLGWPKKTHDLETLYPTSVLETGWDILFFWIARMITVGLKMTGKIPFKEVYCHSLVRDSEGRKMSKSLGNVIDPLDVISGIKLEELHEKLHMGNLDPSEVQKATKYQKTAFPDGIPQCGADALRFTMINATTGGGDINLDVKVIHGYRKFCNKIFQATKYVLGSLPKDFVPSKDGAVKGKTLAERWILHKMNSAAKDLNQALADREFSRSTILVYRYWYGELCDVYIENSKAIIRDGTDEERNSAIQTLYTALEGALTLIHPFMPFITEEMWQRMPRRPGDKTESIMLAKYPQYNAVLDDPASEAAYELVLGCTRAARSLMAEYALKVDAEVTIQAYNETSLMTCNNEASSIKSLSGKAVRNITVIGPDAPRPAGCVAYSVSTNAAVFLYVKGRVDMDAEIAKAQKKLDKAKASVKKQEKILADAGYKEKVSAAVQEADQQKLADAKQEERSFEETIKQFEQLKLE; this is encoded by the exons ATGGCAACCAACAGTGGGCGCGGAAACCCGA TTGGCGCGAGTGAGGGCTTGGCAGAGAGCACGAAAGTCCCGTCATCGGTCCCAGCGGAGACGACGCAAGACGCTGCGCCAAAGGTGAAGACTGAAAAAGAGT TGGAGAAGGACCGCAAAAGAGCAGAAAAGGCTGCCAAACTTGAAGCCaaaaaggccaaggcagcGCAGTTGGCCGCCAACCCAgccaaggagaagaagataaaggagaagaaggaggaggagatcgTTCCGGAGTATGTCGAGGATACACCTGTCGGTGAGAAGAAGCGCATCCGACCGTTTGAAGATGCCAACTTCAAGGCCTACGaccccatcgccgtcgagtccGCCTGGTATGATTGGTGGGAGAAGAAGGGATTCTTCAAGCCCGAAttcaccgccgacggcaaggtcaagGAAGCCGGCAGCTTCGTCATTGTCCACCCTCCGCCCAACGTCACTGGCTCGCTGCATATGGGCCACGCCCTGGGCGACTCGCTTCAGGACGTCATGATCCGATGGAATCGCATGAATGGGAAGACAACTCTCTGGCTTCCCGGCTGCGACCACGCTGGCATCTCGACCCAGAGCGTTGTCGAGAACATGCTGTGGAGGCGGCAACAGAAGACGAGACACGATCTCGGACGAACGAAATTCGTCGAGACGGTTTGGGAATGGAAGGAAGACTACCACAAGCGAATCAACAAGGCGCTGACACGAATGGGTGGCTCCTTTGACTGGAGCCGGGAAG CTTTCACCATGGATGCCAATCTATCCGCTGCCGTTGCGGAAACCTTCGTCCAGCTCCATGAGGAGGGCGTCATCTATCGAGCGAACCGGCTCGTCAACTGGTGCACCAAGCTCAACACCGCCCTTTCCAACCTCGAGGTTGTCAACAAGGAGCTCGCTGGCCGCACCCTCCTCGATGTCCCCGGATACGAGAAGAAGGTTGAGTTCGGTGTCATCGTTCACTTCAAATATCCCATCGAGGGATCTGATGAAACGCTCGAGGTCGCCACCACCCGTATCGAGACGATGCTTGGTGACACTGGCATCGCCGTCCATCCCAAGGATGAAAGGTACAAGCATCTCGTTGGCAAGCACGCCATCCACCCTTTCATCGAGGGGCGCAAGCTGCTCATCGTTGCCGACGATTATGTCGACATGGAGTTTGGTACTGGCGCTGTGAAGCTCACCCCCGCCCACGACCCGAACGATTTCGCGATCGGTCAGAGGCAGAACCTCGAGTTTATCAACATCTTGACGGACGACGGTCTCATGAACGAGAATGCGGGTCCCTACAAGGGCCAGAAACGTTTCGACGTTCGATACGCCATTCAGGACGCCCTGAAGGAGAAGGGTCTTTATGTGGACAAGAAGGACAATCCTATGAAGGTTCCGTTGTGTGACAAGTCCAAGGACATCATCGAGCCCATCATGAAGCCACAGTGGTGGGTCCGGATGAAAGAACTGGCTGAGCCGGCGATCAAGGTCGTTCGTGACGGCCAGATCAAGATTCGCCCAGAGACTGCCGAGAGGAGCTACTTCCGTTGGCTCGAGGACATCAACGACTGGTGCATCAGCAGACAGCTCTGGTGGGGACACCGATGCCCCGTCTACTTCGCCAGAATTGAGGGGGGCTCCGGCGATATCCACGAAGACAAGCTGTGGTTTTCCGGACGGTCACAGGAAgaggccgagaagaaggCCACCGCAGCTCTTCCCGGAAAGAAATTTACCCTCGAACAGGACGCAGACGTTCTGGACA CCTGGTTCTCTTCTGCACTGTGGCCGTTCAGCACTTTGGGATGGCCTAAGAAAACACACGATCTGGAGACTCTGTATCCCACATCCGTTCTCGAAACGGGCTGGGATATTCTCTTCTTCTGGATCGCCCGCATGATCACCGTTGGCCTCAAGATGACTGGAAAGATTCCATTCAAGGAGGTTTACTGCCATAGTCTCGTCCGTGACTCTGAGGGCAGGAAGATGAGCAAGAGTCTGGGCAACGTCATCGACCCCTTGGATGTGATTTCAGGCATCAAACTGGAGGAGCTGCACGAGAAACTTCACATGGGCAATCTTGATCCCAGCGAAGTCCAAAAGGCTACCAAGTACCAGAAGACCGCGTTCCCCGACGGCATTCCCCAATGCGGTGCTGATGCCCTGCGCTTCACGATGATCAACGCAACCACAGGTGGCGGAGATATCAACCTGGATGTCAAGGT CATCCACGGGTACCGAAAGTTCTGCAATAAGATT TTCCAAGCTACCAAGTACGTTCTGGGCAGCCTTCCCAAAGACTTCGTCCCGTCCAAAGATGGCGCCGTGAAAGGAAAAACTTTGGCCGAGCGGTGGATTCTTCACAAGATGAACAGCGCCGCCAAGGACCTGAACCAGGCTCTCGCCGACCGTGAGTTTTCACGATCAACAATCCTCGTCTACCGTTACTGGTACGGTGAGCTGTGCGATGTCTACATCGAGAATTCAAAGGCCATCATTCGTGACGGCACCGATGAGGAACGGAACTCAGCCATCCAGACGCTGTATACTGCTCTCGAGGGTGCTTTGACACTGATTCATCCCTTCATGCCGTTCATCACCGAGGAGATGTGGCAGAGGATGCCCCGGAGGCCGGGTGACAAGACCGAGTCCATCATGCTGGCCAAGTATCCGCAGTACAACGCTGTTCTCGATGATCCCGCGTCGGAAGCTGCCTATGAGCTCGTCCTGGGCTGCACAAGGGCTGCTCGATCGCTCATGGCCGAGTACGCACTGAAGGTTGATGCCGAGG TCACAATCCAGGCATACAATGAGACCTCCCTGATGACGTGCAACAACGAGGCTTCGTCGATCAAGTCACTTAGCGGCAAGGCCGTTCGGAACATTACGGTCATCGGGCCTGACGCCCCTCGGCCCGCCGGTTGCGTCGCCTATTCAGTTTCGACCAATGCTGCCGTCTTCCTGTACGTCAAGGGCCGCGTCGACATGGATGCCGAAATCGCCAAGGCGCAAAAGAAGCttgacaaggccaaggcgagcgTCAAGAAGCAGGAGAAGATCCTTGCGGATGCTGGTTACAAGGAGAAGGTGTCGGCAGCCGTGCAGGAGGCTGACCAGCAGAAGCTGGCCGATGCCAAGCAGGAAGAGCGCAGCTTTGAGGAGACTATTAAGCAGTTTGAGCAGCTGAAGCTCGAGTAG